From one Babesia bovis T2Bo chromosome 3, whole genome shotgun sequence genomic stretch:
- a CDS encoding putative vacuolar protein sorting protein 29 has translation MSNGGGDLGELLMLVGDLHVPQRALDLPQCFRDLLNTDKIKQVLCTGNVGSQQMKDLLLGISPNLHMVKGDFDQDTTLPEELIIHVGNFKIGLINGYQLPSWGDKNAVYEYAKNRDVDVLVYGHTHISDVSKISGKILVNPGSATGAFQPWAPNAIPTFMLMAVQGSKIVIYVYEEHEGQANVVMSEVDQDQDDVTPSNAQMSGNALLASKKATF, from the exons ATGTCTAATGGAGGTGGAGATTTAGGAGAGCTTCTAATGCTCGTAGGAGACCTCCACGTCCCACAACGCGCGCTTGACCTACCTCAATGTTTTAGAGATCTGCTCAATACCGACAAGATAAAACAAGTATTATGCACTGGAAATGTAGGGTCACAGCAGATGAAGGATCTTCTTCTGGGAATATCGCCAAACTTACACATGGTCAAAGGGGATTTCGATCAAGATACTACATTACCGGAAGAATTAATAATACATGTCG GGAATTTTAAAATAGGTCTTATTAACGGATACCAGCTGCCGTCTTGGGGAGACAAGAATGCCGTCTACGAATACGCCAAAAATAGGGATGTAGATGTGCTTGTCTATGGGCATACTCATATCAGTGATGTGTCAAAGATATCTGGAAAGATCTTAGTCAACCCCGGATCGGCAACTGGAGCATTTCAACCGTGGGCTCCTAATGCCATCCCTACATTTATGCTTATGGCAGTACAAGGATCTaaaatagttatatatgtgtatgAGGAACACGAAGGTCAAGCTAACGTTGTCATGAGTGAGGTAGATCAAGACCAAGATGATGTAACGCCTTCCAATGCTCAGATGTCTGGTAATGCTCTTTTAGCATCAAAAAAGGCAACATTTTAA